One stretch of Schlesneria sp. DSM 10557 DNA includes these proteins:
- a CDS encoding class I SAM-dependent methyltransferase — translation MKSRRSSIHLCCFFCAVLSIVLSRGAFLSQASAQESPAKQDSAETSSKAKGRYQTRRIHDPNGTGKFYMGREIAQVMSFHGAPWLERPEREEEERLSELVRQLKLQPGQVVADIGAGSGVITMKMAEEVGPTGKVFAVDIQQEMLDLLGDKLQDRKIENIELVLGTDKSPKLEPNSIDLALMVDVYHELEFPFEMLVELSSSLKPGGRIALVEYRREDPEVPIKLVHKMTEAQVKKEIGQPEFGLKWKETIGTLPRQHLIVFQKPAK, via the coding sequence ATGAAATCGCGACGGTCGTCGATTCATCTTTGCTGTTTTTTCTGTGCCGTTCTCAGCATCGTTCTGTCCCGCGGGGCATTCCTGTCACAGGCATCGGCTCAGGAATCACCTGCGAAGCAGGATTCTGCCGAGACCAGCAGCAAGGCAAAGGGGCGGTACCAGACTCGCAGGATCCACGATCCGAATGGGACCGGCAAGTTCTACATGGGGCGCGAGATTGCCCAGGTGATGTCCTTCCACGGCGCTCCGTGGTTGGAGAGGCCTGAACGTGAAGAAGAGGAACGGCTCAGTGAGCTGGTCAGGCAGCTCAAACTGCAACCCGGTCAGGTTGTGGCCGATATCGGTGCTGGATCAGGCGTGATCACGATGAAGATGGCCGAAGAAGTCGGTCCCACGGGAAAGGTCTTCGCCGTTGATATTCAGCAGGAGATGCTGGACCTGCTCGGAGACAAACTGCAGGACAGGAAGATTGAGAATATCGAACTGGTTCTCGGGACAGACAAGTCTCCCAAGCTGGAACCGAACAGCATCGATCTGGCGCTGATGGTTGACGTTTATCACGAGTTGGAATTCCCGTTCGAGATGTTGGTCGAGCTTTCCTCGTCGCTCAAGCCGGGGGGACGTATTGCACTCGTAGAGTATCGTCGAGAAGATCCGGAAGTGCCGATCAAGCTTGTTCATAAAATGACCGAAGCTCAGGTCAAAAAAGAGATCGGTCAGCCCGAATTCGGGCTGAAATGGAAAGAAACCATTGGGACGCTACCGCGGCAACATTTGATCGTCTTTCAAAAACCCGCCAAATAG
- a CDS encoding DinB family protein, with translation MNGREALKLSINMAKFVCMGYLGDLTEEELMKRPCEGCNHIKWQLGHLISSEHSMISGIAPGSMPELPAGFAEKYTKETAKSDNPADFHSKEQLLSTFESVRAATLAALDKITDADLDKPTGVHYAETVGAMYELQGSHWLMHSGQWAVVRRQCGRAPLF, from the coding sequence ATGAATGGTCGAGAAGCGCTGAAACTGTCAATCAATATGGCGAAGTTTGTCTGCATGGGGTACCTCGGTGACTTGACCGAGGAGGAACTGATGAAACGCCCCTGTGAAGGGTGTAATCACATCAAGTGGCAACTGGGGCACTTGATCTCGTCAGAGCATTCGATGATTTCGGGGATCGCTCCGGGGTCAATGCCAGAGCTGCCTGCGGGGTTTGCAGAGAAATACACCAAAGAAACTGCGAAGAGCGATAACCCGGCTGACTTCCATTCCAAGGAGCAATTGCTCTCGACGTTTGAGTCTGTCCGCGCAGCAACCCTGGCCGCTCTGGATAAGATCACAGATGCGGATCTGGATAAGCCAACGGGAGTCCACTACGCGGAGACCGTCGGTGCGATGTACGAACTTCAGGGAAGTCACTGGCTGATGCACTCGGGTCAGTGGGCCGTGGTTCGCCGTCAGTGCGGACGTGCCCCGCTATTTTGA
- a CDS encoding RNA polymerase sigma factor RpoD/SigA — translation MARITRYRESSSAAQTPLETYLQEINETALLTAEDEKELARRIAFGESAARDRMVRANLRLVVNIARAYTNKGLPLQDLIEEGNLGLLRAVEGFDPDMNTRFSTYASYWIKQSIKRALINTGKTIRIPAYMVELLTKWRRATAQLDEKLGRPPTQEEVAKELGLPKKKLSIVKEAIQLYTSIPQTDDDEGGWQMSDMVADQRTRAPDDDMLDADNLKHVYRILETMDPREATIVRMRFGLDDSEPKTLKEIGETLGLTRERVRQIESDVLKRIAKELLGE, via the coding sequence ATGGCCAGAATCACCCGTTACCGCGAGTCTTCTTCCGCAGCTCAAACGCCCCTTGAAACCTACCTTCAAGAGATCAACGAAACTGCTCTACTGACTGCAGAAGACGAGAAGGAACTCGCACGACGAATAGCCTTCGGTGAATCGGCCGCCCGGGACCGAATGGTTCGTGCCAACCTGAGACTCGTTGTGAATATCGCCCGCGCGTATACCAATAAAGGCTTGCCGCTGCAGGACCTGATCGAAGAAGGAAACCTCGGCCTGCTTCGGGCTGTTGAGGGCTTCGATCCGGACATGAATACGCGGTTCAGTACCTATGCCAGCTACTGGATCAAACAGTCGATCAAGCGCGCGTTGATTAACACCGGGAAGACGATCCGGATACCTGCGTATATGGTCGAGTTGCTGACGAAGTGGCGCCGCGCCACTGCCCAACTGGACGAGAAACTGGGGCGACCGCCGACCCAGGAAGAAGTGGCGAAGGAACTGGGGCTTCCCAAGAAGAAGCTCAGTATCGTCAAGGAAGCCATCCAGCTCTACACGTCCATTCCTCAGACGGATGATGATGAGGGTGGATGGCAGATGAGTGACATGGTCGCGGATCAGCGTACGCGTGCTCCTGACGATGATATGCTGGATGCGGACAACCTGAAGCACGTCTACCGTATTCTCGAGACAATGGATCCGCGTGAAGCGACGATCGTGCGAATGCGATTTGGTTTGGACGACTCCGAGCCTAAGACGCTGAAGGAGATCGGTGAGACACTTGGACTCACCCGGGAACGAGTTCGCCAGATCGAAAGCGATGTGCTGAAGCGGATCGCGAAAGAACTGCTGGGCGAATGA
- a CDS encoding DUF6754 domain-containing protein, whose amino-acid sequence METVKEFPRLKQPSPGRRRRTFDRLPLRFLLLLGSLLATALTGLVATPVLTAQESVVETEETVEEVAEENPPAGQRLVDLPKIPFFFLTVGICTTVIVCTELARHGSPFYVRPIAGLRAIEEAVGRSTEMGRPMLFVPGIQDINEIDTVAGLTVLSSVAKVAAEYDTPLEVPTTRALVMTAAREAVQGAALAAGRPDYFNEEHVYYVTDEQFGYVASVCGWMYREKPAACFYLGKFYAESLILAETGNAVGAIQIAGTAETAQLPFFVAACDYTLLGEELFAASAYLSGEPAQLGMLKGQDFGKLAAIVLIVVGSLLATWDSISPRPMEGTDSAAHRRTYWITDLILKGG is encoded by the coding sequence ATGGAAACCGTGAAAGAATTCCCTCGCCTCAAACAGCCTTCCCCTGGTCGGCGGCGACGAACGTTCGACCGACTGCCGCTTCGTTTCCTGCTGTTGCTGGGAAGCCTGCTGGCGACAGCACTGACAGGACTCGTCGCGACCCCGGTGCTGACAGCACAGGAATCCGTCGTCGAGACCGAAGAGACAGTTGAGGAGGTGGCAGAAGAGAATCCCCCTGCCGGGCAGCGACTGGTTGATCTTCCCAAAATTCCGTTTTTCTTTTTGACGGTCGGGATCTGCACGACGGTGATCGTCTGCACGGAACTGGCGCGACACGGTAGCCCGTTCTATGTCCGTCCGATAGCGGGTCTGCGAGCCATTGAAGAGGCCGTAGGGCGCTCGACCGAGATGGGACGGCCCATGCTGTTCGTTCCGGGCATTCAGGACATCAACGAAATTGACACCGTCGCCGGGCTGACAGTCCTGTCGAGTGTGGCAAAGGTGGCGGCTGAGTATGACACGCCGCTGGAAGTTCCGACGACACGCGCACTCGTGATGACCGCAGCGAGGGAAGCCGTGCAGGGGGCCGCATTAGCTGCAGGCCGGCCCGACTATTTCAACGAAGAGCATGTCTATTATGTCACTGACGAGCAGTTTGGTTACGTCGCATCGGTGTGTGGTTGGATGTATCGTGAGAAACCGGCTGCCTGCTTTTATCTCGGCAAGTTCTATGCAGAATCACTGATTCTCGCGGAGACGGGTAATGCCGTCGGTGCCATTCAAATCGCTGGCACTGCGGAGACGGCTCAACTTCCCTTCTTCGTCGCCGCATGTGACTACACGCTGCTGGGGGAGGAACTGTTTGCAGCTTCGGCCTACTTATCAGGTGAGCCTGCTCAACTCGGGATGCTGAAGGGACAGGATTTCGGGAAGCTGGCTGCGATTGTCCTGATCGTTGTCGGCAGCCTTCTGGCAACATGGGATTCGATTTCGCCTCGGCCCATGGAGGGAACCGACTCCGCCGCGCATCGCCGGACGTACTGGATCACCGATCTCATTCTGAAGGGGGGCTGA
- a CDS encoding ATP-binding protein — protein sequence MLQSPLLRRIILCMMGFGLLGLILLWLVSLSVPSTVEGLSTLRWRYFFASALLMVVGVTISAKLISRSIESLVELTSAAETMANGRLPERVILEADDELSGLANAFNNMVQSVDTRLTESQRTQQRITRENERLATILEAMVEGVIAIDTDQRILLANTAAITLLNLKPFDVVGRRTWESIRLPQIHDLIRLTLSENRHQQRMEFEVPWTQSIVAVVASRLPGTPCPGAVLVLHDVTDLRRLENLRREFVSNVSHELKTPLSTISACAETLLDGALEDVNFGRTFVTRIFEQSGRLSDLIQDLLELARLESGEHVFNVDSVEANAILKASTDAHLTIAQAKQLTLTTSCTENEVWAQADAEGLRTIVDNLISNAINYSLPGGVVSVESRRDAEWIYLEFKDKGVGIAQEYQTRIFERFYRVDRARSREVGGTGLGLSIVKHLCQLFGGSIKVDSQVGQGSTFTVQLRAAEAPHAAPETPSMSHRELASK from the coding sequence ATGCTGCAATCGCCTCTTCTTCGACGCATCATCCTCTGCATGATGGGATTCGGGCTACTGGGTCTCATCCTGTTGTGGCTGGTGAGTCTCTCTGTTCCCTCGACCGTCGAGGGGCTTTCAACGCTCCGCTGGCGATACTTCTTCGCATCGGCGCTCCTGATGGTGGTGGGAGTCACAATCTCCGCCAAACTCATTTCTCGCTCGATTGAGTCGCTGGTCGAACTGACATCCGCCGCCGAAACAATGGCCAATGGCCGATTACCCGAACGGGTCATTCTCGAAGCGGACGACGAACTGAGCGGTCTGGCGAATGCCTTCAATAACATGGTCCAAAGCGTTGATACCCGCCTGACGGAATCACAGCGGACCCAACAACGGATCACGCGTGAGAATGAACGACTGGCGACGATTCTGGAGGCCATGGTCGAAGGCGTGATCGCCATCGACACCGACCAGCGGATCCTGCTGGCGAATACGGCCGCCATTACCCTGCTCAACCTCAAACCGTTCGATGTCGTCGGTCGCCGTACCTGGGAATCCATCCGCCTGCCACAAATTCATGATCTCATCCGACTGACGTTGAGTGAAAACCGGCATCAACAGCGGATGGAATTTGAAGTCCCCTGGACACAGTCCATTGTCGCTGTAGTTGCATCACGTTTGCCGGGAACCCCCTGCCCGGGAGCAGTTCTCGTCCTGCACGACGTGACCGACTTGCGAAGACTCGAAAACCTGAGGCGAGAATTCGTATCGAACGTCTCACACGAACTCAAAACTCCTCTCTCAACCATTTCCGCGTGTGCAGAGACGCTGCTCGACGGCGCACTGGAAGACGTTAATTTCGGAAGAACTTTCGTTACACGGATCTTTGAGCAGTCAGGACGACTCAGCGATCTGATACAGGACCTGCTGGAGCTGGCACGTCTTGAATCTGGTGAGCACGTATTCAACGTTGATTCCGTCGAAGCCAACGCCATCTTGAAAGCCAGCACGGATGCCCATCTCACGATCGCCCAGGCCAAACAACTGACGCTGACAACATCCTGCACTGAGAATGAAGTTTGGGCTCAGGCGGATGCGGAAGGTTTGCGTACCATCGTCGACAACCTGATCAGCAACGCAATTAATTATTCATTGCCGGGTGGCGTCGTTTCTGTCGAGTCGCGACGCGATGCAGAGTGGATCTATCTGGAATTCAAGGACAAAGGCGTTGGTATTGCACAAGAGTACCAGACCCGGATTTTCGAAAGGTTCTACCGGGTTGATCGCGCCCGTTCTCGTGAAGTCGGTGGAACGGGCCTGGGTCTCTCGATTGTCAAACACCTCTGCCAACTCTTCGGCGGAAGCATCAAAGTCGACAGTCAGGTAGGACAGGGAAGTACGTTTACGGTGCAGCTTCGAGCAGCCGAGGCTCCGCACGCTGCACCCGAAACGCCTTCCATGTCCCACCGGGAACTCGCATCAAAATAG
- a CDS encoding peroxiredoxin → MNRTVFSVCVGLALFSGFSSVLAAEPAVNLKEGDAAPSFQVTDDTGKEWKSEDHFGKKIVVVYFYPADMTGGCTKQACGFRDDMKELADKGIEVVGVSGDSVRNHQLFKKAYDLNFPLLADTEGKVAQKFGVPVTPGEKTVKATIEGKEETLTRTVTPARWTFVIDKSGKIAAKNTMVKAAEDSKAIQELIQTLEKK, encoded by the coding sequence ATGAATCGAACTGTCTTCTCAGTCTGTGTTGGTCTGGCGCTGTTCTCCGGTTTTTCCAGCGTTCTGGCGGCTGAACCAGCGGTCAACCTCAAGGAGGGTGATGCGGCTCCCAGCTTCCAGGTGACCGATGACACGGGCAAAGAGTGGAAGTCGGAAGACCACTTCGGCAAGAAAATCGTTGTTGTCTATTTTTATCCCGCGGACATGACCGGGGGCTGCACGAAGCAAGCTTGCGGGTTTCGCGATGATATGAAGGAACTCGCTGACAAAGGGATCGAGGTGGTCGGCGTGAGTGGCGATTCGGTGAGAAATCATCAGCTGTTCAAGAAGGCTTATGACCTCAACTTTCCTCTGCTGGCTGATACAGAGGGTAAAGTGGCCCAGAAGTTTGGTGTCCCGGTGACGCCAGGTGAGAAAACCGTGAAGGCCACCATCGAGGGTAAGGAAGAAACACTGACGCGCACTGTCACCCCCGCGCGCTGGACGTTCGTGATCGACAAGTCTGGCAAAATCGCAGCGAAAAACACGATGGTCAAAGCTGCGGAAGACAGCAAGGCGATTCAGGAACTGATCCAGACTCTCGAAAAGAAGTAA
- a CDS encoding lipopolysaccharide kinase InaA family protein → MTRFALEAWDSGRLTVNGAFVPLLQRHGWTTFARIWEETANAAIAKNLRTDRVTLSFSLNDEGGERKFYIKRHSRSSWKEYVKPLLRLTWPILGARNEWNAILAFHAARIPTMVPVALGESGSNSFLVTESLENCEKLSRRFAVDSEWPVTLPERTQILRNVARLARQMHSEGMHHQDFYLGHLMQSRSQPELIHIIDLGRVQRQRPLAQRWIVKDLAQLNFSAATASTRERLQFLKGYLDRPLKSSDRRLISQIESKTASIARHSRKNKL, encoded by the coding sequence TTGACTCGATTTGCACTGGAAGCCTGGGATTCAGGCCGCCTGACCGTGAATGGCGCGTTTGTACCATTGCTGCAGCGGCATGGCTGGACCACCTTCGCCCGCATCTGGGAAGAGACGGCCAACGCGGCGATCGCAAAAAACCTGCGGACCGACCGTGTCACGTTGTCGTTTTCCCTGAACGACGAGGGAGGCGAACGCAAGTTTTACATCAAACGGCACTCGCGATCGTCATGGAAAGAATATGTCAAACCTTTGCTGCGTCTGACCTGGCCGATCCTCGGCGCGCGAAACGAGTGGAATGCGATTCTTGCCTTCCACGCGGCGAGAATTCCCACGATGGTTCCCGTCGCGCTGGGCGAATCGGGATCAAACTCCTTTCTTGTGACTGAGTCACTCGAGAACTGTGAAAAGCTCTCGCGACGATTCGCAGTGGACAGTGAATGGCCGGTGACACTCCCGGAACGGACTCAGATCCTTCGCAATGTCGCCCGGCTCGCCCGGCAGATGCATTCGGAAGGAATGCATCACCAGGACTTTTACCTGGGACATCTGATGCAGTCCCGGTCTCAGCCTGAATTGATTCATATCATCGATCTGGGCAGGGTTCAGCGGCAACGACCGCTTGCCCAGCGATGGATTGTCAAGGACCTTGCTCAGCTCAATTTCTCGGCCGCAACGGCATCCACGCGGGAGCGACTTCAGTTCTTGAAAGGGTATCTCGATCGCCCGTTAAAAAGTTCCGACCGACGATTGATCTCGCAGATTGAAAGTAAAACCGCCTCAATCGCCCGGCATTCACGGAAGAACAAACTCTGA
- a CDS encoding 30S ribosomal protein S1, which produces MVDRNLLREFDISDEELELAADISLAEAEHLEEGSLDHLYNRRDEGYDVNAVLEGTVVRVEGEEVLIDIGYKSEGIVPIDEWEVPPVAGDKVSVLLEEIEDEFGLILLSKKKADRIREWEKVISTHKEGDVVAGKVLRKIKGGLLVDIGVNVFLPASQVDIRRPQDIEFYRDKTIECLILKIDESRRNIVVSRRRLIELQREKMKKDLLSEITEGQLRKGTVKNIADFGAFVDLGGIDGLLHITDMSWGRIGHPSEMVKIDQEVEVMILHVDRDKEKIALGLKQKEKSPWDNVEGKYPVGTKIRGEVVNVMSYGAFVKLEDGIEGLVHISEMSWTKRVNHPTELVNPGDEVDVVVLGINKDKQEISLGMKQAQPNPWDEVAAKYPPGASVSGTVRNLTNYGAFIELEEGVDGLLHVSDMSWTRKISHANEMLKKGDPITCQVISVDQERKRIALGLKQLAGDPWETTIPEKYQPGAQVVGKVTKITNFGVFVELEPELEGLLHVSELSDQKVENPETFVKVGQELDVRILRIDSTDRKIGLSRKSNLDLSGSDDAKSSESAAPPKPRTELKGGTEGSAGPLFTLGGGAE; this is translated from the coding sequence ATGGTTGATCGGAATCTACTACGTGAATTTGACATCAGCGACGAAGAACTCGAGCTGGCGGCTGACATCTCTTTAGCTGAAGCGGAACACCTCGAAGAGGGAAGCCTTGATCACCTGTACAACCGTCGCGATGAAGGTTACGACGTCAACGCCGTTCTGGAAGGAACCGTCGTTCGCGTCGAAGGCGAAGAGGTTCTGATCGACATCGGATATAAGAGCGAAGGTATTGTCCCAATCGACGAGTGGGAAGTTCCCCCCGTCGCCGGTGACAAGGTCTCCGTTCTGCTCGAAGAAATCGAAGACGAATTTGGTCTGATTCTGCTCTCGAAGAAGAAGGCCGACCGAATCCGCGAGTGGGAAAAGGTCATCAGCACGCACAAAGAAGGCGATGTCGTCGCCGGAAAAGTGCTGCGAAAAATCAAGGGTGGGTTGCTGGTCGATATCGGCGTCAACGTCTTCCTGCCAGCCAGTCAGGTTGATATCCGCCGTCCCCAGGACATCGAATTCTATCGCGACAAGACGATTGAATGTTTGATCCTGAAGATCGACGAATCACGCCGAAATATCGTTGTTTCCCGCCGACGCCTGATCGAACTTCAGCGTGAGAAGATGAAGAAGGATCTTCTCTCGGAAATCACTGAAGGTCAGTTGCGCAAGGGAACGGTCAAGAACATCGCCGACTTCGGTGCGTTCGTGGACCTGGGCGGAATCGACGGCCTGTTGCACATCACCGACATGAGCTGGGGCCGTATCGGTCACCCATCCGAGATGGTGAAGATCGACCAGGAAGTCGAAGTCATGATTCTGCACGTCGATCGCGACAAGGAAAAGATCGCGCTCGGCCTGAAGCAGAAGGAAAAGAGCCCCTGGGACAACGTCGAAGGGAAGTACCCTGTCGGCACCAAGATCCGCGGCGAAGTCGTCAACGTCATGTCCTACGGTGCTTTCGTCAAACTGGAAGACGGCATCGAAGGTCTGGTCCATATCAGCGAAATGTCCTGGACCAAGCGCGTCAATCATCCGACCGAACTCGTCAATCCTGGCGATGAAGTCGACGTCGTTGTGCTTGGAATCAACAAGGACAAGCAGGAAATTTCGCTGGGCATGAAGCAGGCTCAGCCAAATCCATGGGACGAAGTCGCTGCCAAGTACCCACCCGGTGCTTCCGTCAGTGGTACCGTCCGCAACCTTACCAACTACGGTGCATTCATCGAGTTGGAAGAAGGTGTCGATGGATTGCTGCACGTCAGCGATATGTCCTGGACCCGTAAGATTTCTCACGCTAACGAGATGCTGAAGAAGGGCGATCCGATTACCTGCCAGGTGATCTCGGTCGACCAGGAACGCAAGCGAATTGCGTTGGGTCTGAAGCAGCTTGCTGGCGATCCATGGGAAACCACGATCCCCGAAAAATATCAGCCCGGTGCTCAGGTTGTCGGTAAGGTTACCAAGATCACGAACTTTGGTGTCTTTGTCGAACTGGAACCAGAACTCGAAGGCCTGTTGCACGTTTCAGAACTCTCAGACCAGAAGGTCGAGAATCCCGAAACATTCGTCAAAGTCGGACAAGAGCTTGACGTTCGCATTCTGCGAATTGATTCAACAGATCGCAAAATCGGTCTCAGCCGCAAATCGAATCTCGATTTGAGTGGTTCCGATGATGCGAAATCGAGCGAATCGGCTGCACCTCCGAAGCCTCGTACAGAGCTGAAAGGTGGTACAGAAGGATCCGCAGGTCCGCTGTTTACCCTCGGCGGGGGCGCAGAATAG
- a CDS encoding sugar phosphate isomerase/epimerase family protein — translation MTAEPRIVLSAFADEAANSKTAIEQLSVLAALGLSYYSPRFVDVNGSGTVKHVTELDASELERLRALHREYGMHVATIGSRLGKVKLLDVDDGSHNRFVPDKQYHETDVAATIRAAQALDAKLIRGFSFYHPKGESPDAYVQQAADRLRPIVELCAKAGLVYGLEVEANLVGQNGRTLAALAEAVGHPNLVCIFDGGNISSQNLTPLDCLAEYRAMRDHLGWVHIKDYRVDPNLKWTGVVDEERLKNFVPCDVGDSGHDLIIRDLREHLPKMTERMKKLGAPGVFLELEPHLKGGGQFGGFSGPDGMGVAVRSLCRMLDYQKIGYDLRGFEDIVAARGF, via the coding sequence ATGACTGCGGAACCAAGGATCGTCCTCAGTGCCTTTGCCGATGAAGCGGCGAATTCGAAGACGGCCATCGAGCAATTGTCCGTTCTCGCGGCTCTCGGCCTCAGTTATTACAGCCCTCGATTCGTCGATGTGAATGGTTCCGGCACGGTGAAGCACGTGACCGAACTTGATGCCAGCGAACTGGAACGTCTGCGGGCGCTTCATCGTGAATACGGGATGCATGTGGCCACCATCGGTTCGCGTCTGGGTAAGGTCAAACTTCTGGATGTGGATGACGGTTCGCATAACAGGTTTGTCCCTGACAAGCAGTATCATGAAACCGACGTAGCGGCGACGATTCGCGCAGCGCAGGCACTGGACGCCAAACTGATTCGGGGCTTTTCGTTTTACCACCCGAAAGGGGAGAGTCCTGATGCCTACGTGCAACAGGCCGCGGATCGACTTCGTCCGATTGTCGAGCTTTGCGCAAAAGCGGGACTGGTCTACGGTCTGGAGGTCGAAGCGAATCTCGTTGGACAGAACGGTCGAACGCTCGCAGCACTGGCCGAAGCTGTGGGTCACCCGAACCTCGTATGTATTTTCGACGGTGGCAACATCTCGTCACAGAATCTGACGCCGCTGGACTGCCTGGCCGAGTACCGTGCGATGCGAGACCACCTGGGCTGGGTCCATATTAAAGACTACCGCGTCGATCCCAACCTGAAGTGGACGGGAGTCGTTGACGAAGAACGACTGAAGAACTTCGTTCCCTGTGACGTGGGCGATTCGGGTCACGATCTGATTATCCGCGATCTGCGTGAGCATCTTCCAAAGATGACCGAACGGATGAAGAAGCTGGGAGCACCAGGTGTCTTCCTCGAACTCGAACCGCATCTGAAAGGCGGCGGGCAGTTCGGTGGATTCAGTGGTCCCGATGGTATGGGAGTGGCCGTCCGATCGCTGTGCCGGATGTTAGACTACCAGAAGATCGGCTATGATTTACGTGGCTTTGAAGACATCGTCGCCGCACGGGGATTCTGA
- a CDS encoding 2,3-bisphosphoglycerate-independent phosphoglycerate mutase: MTDPHELTRMLQKDNGSKIVLLVGDGLGGLPLEPGGKTELETANTPNLDALARRGTLGLSTPVLPGIAPGSGPGHLGLFGYDPIKYRIGRGVLEALGIDFELGPNDVAIRGNFCTLDAAGNITDRRAGRIPTEVGSKLSEKLNQIKVPGAEVFVRAGEGYRTVLIFRGEGLGGDVADTDPQKTGVPPLEPVARSAGSAKTAQVAAEFLKQARVVLKDDAPANFLTLRGIDTMPQIPRFEEVYGMKAGAIAVYPMYRGLARLVGMDILDAGHTLDDQLTRLEKSWNDYDFFFIHWKYTDSSGEDGNFALKVQRTEELDTAIPRIAKLNPDVIVVTGDHSTPSKMKSHSWHPVPVLLSAENCRFDGSTKFGETQCRHGGLGQFEAKHLMLLAMAHAGRLEKYGA, encoded by the coding sequence ATGACTGATCCCCATGAACTGACTCGAATGCTGCAAAAGGACAACGGATCGAAGATCGTGTTGCTGGTAGGTGATGGTCTGGGTGGCTTGCCGCTCGAACCCGGCGGCAAGACAGAGCTCGAAACGGCCAATACGCCCAACCTCGATGCACTCGCCCGCCGTGGCACCCTTGGCCTCAGTACCCCGGTGCTCCCCGGCATCGCGCCCGGAAGCGGTCCCGGCCACCTGGGCCTGTTCGGATACGATCCCATCAAGTACCGAATCGGACGGGGCGTTCTTGAAGCTCTTGGTATCGATTTCGAACTCGGCCCCAATGACGTTGCCATTCGAGGCAACTTCTGCACCCTTGACGCCGCCGGCAACATCACCGACCGCCGCGCAGGACGCATCCCGACAGAAGTGGGCAGCAAACTCAGCGAGAAACTGAACCAGATCAAGGTTCCCGGCGCAGAAGTCTTCGTTCGCGCTGGTGAAGGCTACCGCACCGTGCTGATTTTCCGGGGAGAAGGACTGGGCGGCGATGTCGCTGACACCGACCCGCAAAAGACTGGCGTTCCCCCGCTGGAACCCGTCGCCCGTTCCGCCGGTAGTGCGAAGACTGCACAAGTCGCAGCCGAATTTCTGAAGCAGGCTCGGGTTGTCCTTAAGGATGATGCTCCGGCCAACTTCCTGACCCTCCGGGGCATCGACACAATGCCTCAGATCCCGAGATTTGAGGAAGTCTACGGCATGAAAGCGGGTGCCATCGCGGTTTATCCGATGTACCGTGGTCTCGCACGACTGGTCGGCATGGATATCCTCGATGCAGGCCATACTCTGGACGACCAGTTGACCCGCCTGGAAAAGTCGTGGAACGATTACGACTTCTTCTTCATCCACTGGAAGTACACAGATTCGTCGGGCGAAGACGGCAACTTCGCTCTCAAAGTCCAGCGGACCGAAGAGCTCGATACCGCAATCCCGCGCATTGCGAAACTTAATCCTGACGTCATCGTGGTGACGGGGGATCACAGCACCCCGAGCAAGATGAAGTCGCATAGCTGGCATCCCGTGCCAGTCCTGCTGTCGGCCGAAAACTGCCGCTTCGACGGTTCGACAAAGTTCGGCGAAACGCAGTGTCGGCACGGCGGCCTCGGGCAGTTTGAAGCGAAGCATCTGATGCTGCTCGCCATGGCACATGCGGGACGATTGGAGAAGTACGGCGCCTGA